One window of Nymphaea colorata isolate Beijing-Zhang1983 chromosome 1, ASM883128v2, whole genome shotgun sequence genomic DNA carries:
- the LOC116263035 gene encoding uncharacterized protein LOC116263035 translates to MDSSVTSLFTLFFLLFSFHQHALALIVDGLLPNGNFEYGPKKSEMNGTIVTGRYAIPNWEISGFVEYIESGHKQGDMLLVVPEGAYAVRLGNEAYIKQKVTGLVVGIYYSITFSAARTCAQAERLNVTVAPDSGVLPMQTIYSSDGWDSYAWAFQADFTEAEIIIHNPGVEEDPACGPLVDSVGFRTLYPPRPTNKNLLKNGGFEEGPYVFPNTSWGVLIPPNIEDDHSPLPGWMIESLKAVRYIDSDHYLVPQGRRAVELVAGKESAIAQVVRTVPGRNYVLTFAVGDANNKCEGSMIVEAFADRDTIKVPYESKGTGGFKRAELRFNAVSARTRIMFLSTFYHTRIDAALCGPTIDDVKLLSMRTVPHKLGRIRV, encoded by the exons ATGGATTCCTCTGTGACCTCTCTCTTCACATTGTTCTTCCTGctcttttcatttcatcaacATGCTCTGGCCCTCATCGTTGACG GACTGCTGCCGAATGGAAACTTCGAGTACGGACCGAAGAAGTCGGAGATGAACGGGACGATCGTCACGGGGCGGTACGCCATACCGAACTGGGAGATTTCCGGCTTCGTGGAGTACATAGAGTCGGGGCACAAGCAGGGGGACATGCTGCTGGTGGTGCCTGAGGGAGCTTACGCGGTGAGGCTGGGGAACGAGGCGTACATCAAGCAGAAGGTAACGGGGCTGGTCGTGGGGATCTATTACTCCATCACGTTCAGTGCCGCTAGGACGTGCGCGCAGGCGGAGAGGCTGAACGTGACGGTGGCGCCGGACTCCGGTGTGCTGCCGATGCAGACCATTTACAGCAGCGACGGATGGGACTCGTACGCCTGGGCATTCCAGGCCGATTTCACGGAGGCGGAGATCATCATCCACAACCCGGGCGTCGAGGAAGACCCCGCCTGCGGGCCCCTTGTCGACTCCGTCGGCTTTAGGACCCTCTATCCTCCTAGGCCTACAAACA AGAACCTCTTGAAGAACGGGGGCTTTGAAGAAGGACCATATGTGTTCCCAAACACTTCATGGGGAGTGCTCATCCCCCCCAACATTGAGGATGATCACTCTCCCCTGCCAGGATGGATGATTGAATCTCTCAAGGCTGTGAGATATATCGACTCCGACCACTACCTGGTTCCACAAGGTCGACGAGCCGTTGAGCTTGTAGCAGGGAAAGAGAGTGCCATTGCTCAAGTTGTGCGCACTGTACCAGGCAGAAACTACGTGCTCACCTTTGCAGTGGGTGATGCTAACAACAAGTGTGAAGGTTCCATGATAGTTGAGGCTTTTGCAGACAGAGACACAATCAAAGTGCCGTACGAATCGAAGGGAACTGGAGGCTTCAAAAGAGCTGAGCTCCGGTTCAATGCTGTTTCGGCTCGCACCCGTATCATGTTCTTAAGCACATTTTATCATACAAGAATTGATGCAGCTCTCTGTGGTCCTACCATAGATGATGTAAAGCTGCTTAGCATGAGGACTGTACCACATAAGCTTGGGAGAATTAGAGTATAA
- the LOC116250677 gene encoding tRNA (cytosine(38)-C(5))-methyltransferase 2 isoform X1: MEASSSFRGPSEPWRVLEFYSGIGGMRYSMMKAGLSASVVEAFEINDSANDVYEHNFGHRPYQGNIGSLTVADLDKYGAHAWLLSPPCQPYTRQGLQRDADDARALSFLKILDLLPQMKEAPLMIFVENVVGFEKSETQKRLIRSLENAGFVTQEYILSPLQFGVPYSRPRYFCLAKRYPLSFANPHLNNQLLETHHHFRLCEENAWVESSEVAGASCKPISEFLETGEIVTASTSPGHKSTNASALPHNRTNGFEHVFEGGLDDIKSFQHSDKVGYEPKDHEESVSVVNKLDQFAVPSSLVERFGGSMDIVFPESRRCCCFTKSYYRYVKGTGSLLATIQVHSLHGKPAISLLHQLGLRYFTPREVANLHSFPQEFEFPQHISLRQRYALLGNSLSIAVVAPLLRYLFTEPLQ, from the exons ATGGAGGCATCCTCCTCCTTCAGAGGACCGTCCGAGCCATGGAGGGTTCTCGAGTTCTATAGTGGCATCGGCGGAATG AGGTATTCCATGATGAAGGCTGGACTCTCAGCTTCGGTGGTGGAAGCATTTGAAATAAACGACAGTGCGAACGACGTCTACGAGCACAATTTCGGCCATCGCCCTTATCAG GGGAACATAGGAAGCCTAACTGTTGCAGATTTAGACAAGTATGGGGCTCATGCATGGCTTTTGTCTCCTCCATGTCAGCCTTATACACGACAAG GTCTTCAAAGAGATGCAGATGATGCTCGTGCACTCTCATTTCTTAAGATTCTGGATCTGCTTCCACAGATGAAAGAGGCACCTTTAATGATTTTTGTGGAGAATGTTGTGGGTTTTGAG AAATCTGAGACACAAAAGCGTTTGATCAGAAGTTTGGAAAATGCTGGTTTTGTTACACAAGAATATATTTTGAGCCCATTACAATTTGGTGTGCCTTACTCACGTCCTCGATATTTTTGCCTT gCTAAACGCTATCCGCTGTCATTTGCCAACCCACACTTAAATAATCAGCTGCTTGAGACCCATCATCATTTCCGATTATGTGAAGAAAATGCTTGGGTTGAAAGCTCTGAAGTCGCAGGTGCATCATGTAAACCAATTAGTGAGTTTCTTGAAACTGGGGAAATTGTAACAGCAAGCACATCACCAGGACACAAATCAACCAATGCTTCTGCACTGCCCCACAACAGAACAAATGGTTTTGAACATGTGTTTGAAGGTGGGCTAGATGACATAAAATCATTTCAGCACAGTGATAAGGTGGGCTATGAACCCAAGGATCACGAAGAAAGTGTCTCTGTGGTAAATAAGTTAGACCAATTTGCTGTTCCTTCAAGCTTGGTTGAGAGATTTGGCGGCTCAATGG ACATAGTTTTCCCTGAATCCAGACGTTGTTGTTGTTTTACAAAAAGTTACTACCGTTATGTCAAAGGCACTGGTTCATTACTTGCAACTATCCAA gttcattcattACATGGGAAACCTGCAATCTCTTTGCTGCATCAACTTGGCCTGAGATATTTTACTCCACGTGAG GTAGCCAATTTGCATTCTTTCCCACAGGAGTTTGAATTTCCGCAGCACATCAGCCTTAGACAGCG GTATGCACTGCTGGGGAATAGTTTAAGCATAGCAGTAGTGGCTCCATTGCTGAGATATTTGTTTACAGAACCATTACAATGA
- the LOC116250677 gene encoding tRNA (cytosine(38)-C(5))-methyltransferase 2 isoform X2 — protein MMKAGLSASVVEAFEINDSANDVYEHNFGHRPYQGNIGSLTVADLDKYGAHAWLLSPPCQPYTRQGLQRDADDARALSFLKILDLLPQMKEAPLMIFVENVVGFEKSETQKRLIRSLENAGFVTQEYILSPLQFGVPYSRPRYFCLAKRYPLSFANPHLNNQLLETHHHFRLCEENAWVESSEVAGASCKPISEFLETGEIVTASTSPGHKSTNASALPHNRTNGFEHVFEGGLDDIKSFQHSDKVGYEPKDHEESVSVVNKLDQFAVPSSLVERFGGSMDIVFPESRRCCCFTKSYYRYVKGTGSLLATIQVHSLHGKPAISLLHQLGLRYFTPREVANLHSFPQEFEFPQHISLRQRYALLGNSLSIAVVAPLLRYLFTEPLQ, from the exons ATGATGAAGGCTGGACTCTCAGCTTCGGTGGTGGAAGCATTTGAAATAAACGACAGTGCGAACGACGTCTACGAGCACAATTTCGGCCATCGCCCTTATCAG GGGAACATAGGAAGCCTAACTGTTGCAGATTTAGACAAGTATGGGGCTCATGCATGGCTTTTGTCTCCTCCATGTCAGCCTTATACACGACAAG GTCTTCAAAGAGATGCAGATGATGCTCGTGCACTCTCATTTCTTAAGATTCTGGATCTGCTTCCACAGATGAAAGAGGCACCTTTAATGATTTTTGTGGAGAATGTTGTGGGTTTTGAG AAATCTGAGACACAAAAGCGTTTGATCAGAAGTTTGGAAAATGCTGGTTTTGTTACACAAGAATATATTTTGAGCCCATTACAATTTGGTGTGCCTTACTCACGTCCTCGATATTTTTGCCTT gCTAAACGCTATCCGCTGTCATTTGCCAACCCACACTTAAATAATCAGCTGCTTGAGACCCATCATCATTTCCGATTATGTGAAGAAAATGCTTGGGTTGAAAGCTCTGAAGTCGCAGGTGCATCATGTAAACCAATTAGTGAGTTTCTTGAAACTGGGGAAATTGTAACAGCAAGCACATCACCAGGACACAAATCAACCAATGCTTCTGCACTGCCCCACAACAGAACAAATGGTTTTGAACATGTGTTTGAAGGTGGGCTAGATGACATAAAATCATTTCAGCACAGTGATAAGGTGGGCTATGAACCCAAGGATCACGAAGAAAGTGTCTCTGTGGTAAATAAGTTAGACCAATTTGCTGTTCCTTCAAGCTTGGTTGAGAGATTTGGCGGCTCAATGG ACATAGTTTTCCCTGAATCCAGACGTTGTTGTTGTTTTACAAAAAGTTACTACCGTTATGTCAAAGGCACTGGTTCATTACTTGCAACTATCCAA gttcattcattACATGGGAAACCTGCAATCTCTTTGCTGCATCAACTTGGCCTGAGATATTTTACTCCACGTGAG GTAGCCAATTTGCATTCTTTCCCACAGGAGTTTGAATTTCCGCAGCACATCAGCCTTAGACAGCG GTATGCACTGCTGGGGAATAGTTTAAGCATAGCAGTAGTGGCTCCATTGCTGAGATATTTGTTTACAGAACCATTACAATGA
- the LOC116250677 gene encoding tRNA (cytosine(38)-C(5))-methyltransferase 2 isoform X5, translating to MAFVSSMSALYTTRFINIGLQRDADDARALSFLKILDLLPQMKEAPLMIFVENVVGFEKSETQKRLIRSLENAGFVTQEYILSPLQFGVPYSRPRYFCLAKRYPLSFANPHLNNQLLETHHHFRLCEENAWVESSEVAGASCKPISEFLETGEIVTASTSPGHKSTNASALPHNRTNGFEHVFEGGLDDIKSFQHSDKVGYEPKDHEESVSVVNKLDQFAVPSSLVERFGGSMDIVFPESRRCCCFTKSYYRYVKGTGSLLATIQVHSLHGKPAISLLHQLGLRYFTPREVANLHSFPQEFEFPQHISLRQRYALLGNSLSIAVVAPLLRYLFTEPLQ from the exons ATGGCTTTTGTCTCCTCCATGTCAGCCTTATACACGACAAGGTTCATCAACATAG GTCTTCAAAGAGATGCAGATGATGCTCGTGCACTCTCATTTCTTAAGATTCTGGATCTGCTTCCACAGATGAAAGAGGCACCTTTAATGATTTTTGTGGAGAATGTTGTGGGTTTTGAG AAATCTGAGACACAAAAGCGTTTGATCAGAAGTTTGGAAAATGCTGGTTTTGTTACACAAGAATATATTTTGAGCCCATTACAATTTGGTGTGCCTTACTCACGTCCTCGATATTTTTGCCTT gCTAAACGCTATCCGCTGTCATTTGCCAACCCACACTTAAATAATCAGCTGCTTGAGACCCATCATCATTTCCGATTATGTGAAGAAAATGCTTGGGTTGAAAGCTCTGAAGTCGCAGGTGCATCATGTAAACCAATTAGTGAGTTTCTTGAAACTGGGGAAATTGTAACAGCAAGCACATCACCAGGACACAAATCAACCAATGCTTCTGCACTGCCCCACAACAGAACAAATGGTTTTGAACATGTGTTTGAAGGTGGGCTAGATGACATAAAATCATTTCAGCACAGTGATAAGGTGGGCTATGAACCCAAGGATCACGAAGAAAGTGTCTCTGTGGTAAATAAGTTAGACCAATTTGCTGTTCCTTCAAGCTTGGTTGAGAGATTTGGCGGCTCAATGG ACATAGTTTTCCCTGAATCCAGACGTTGTTGTTGTTTTACAAAAAGTTACTACCGTTATGTCAAAGGCACTGGTTCATTACTTGCAACTATCCAA gttcattcattACATGGGAAACCTGCAATCTCTTTGCTGCATCAACTTGGCCTGAGATATTTTACTCCACGTGAG GTAGCCAATTTGCATTCTTTCCCACAGGAGTTTGAATTTCCGCAGCACATCAGCCTTAGACAGCG GTATGCACTGCTGGGGAATAGTTTAAGCATAGCAGTAGTGGCTCCATTGCTGAGATATTTGTTTACAGAACCATTACAATGA
- the LOC116250677 gene encoding tRNA (cytosine(38)-C(5))-methyltransferase 2 isoform X4 has protein sequence MEASSSFRGPSEPWRVLEFYSGIGGMRYSMMKAGLSASVVEAFEINDSANDVYEHNFGHRPYQGNIGSLTVADLDKYGAHAWLLSPPCQPYTRQGLQRDADDARALSFLKILDLLPQMKEAPLMIFVENVVGFEKSETQKRLIRSLENAGFVTQEYILSPLQFGVPYSRPRYFCLAKRYPLSFANPHLNNQLLETHHHFRLCEENAWVESSEVAGASCKPISEFLETGEIVTASTSPGHKSTNASALPHNRTNGFEHVFEGGLDDIKSFQHSDKVHSLHGKPAISLLHQLGLRYFTPREVANLHSFPQEFEFPQHISLRQRYALLGNSLSIAVVAPLLRYLFTEPLQ, from the exons ATGGAGGCATCCTCCTCCTTCAGAGGACCGTCCGAGCCATGGAGGGTTCTCGAGTTCTATAGTGGCATCGGCGGAATG AGGTATTCCATGATGAAGGCTGGACTCTCAGCTTCGGTGGTGGAAGCATTTGAAATAAACGACAGTGCGAACGACGTCTACGAGCACAATTTCGGCCATCGCCCTTATCAG GGGAACATAGGAAGCCTAACTGTTGCAGATTTAGACAAGTATGGGGCTCATGCATGGCTTTTGTCTCCTCCATGTCAGCCTTATACACGACAAG GTCTTCAAAGAGATGCAGATGATGCTCGTGCACTCTCATTTCTTAAGATTCTGGATCTGCTTCCACAGATGAAAGAGGCACCTTTAATGATTTTTGTGGAGAATGTTGTGGGTTTTGAG AAATCTGAGACACAAAAGCGTTTGATCAGAAGTTTGGAAAATGCTGGTTTTGTTACACAAGAATATATTTTGAGCCCATTACAATTTGGTGTGCCTTACTCACGTCCTCGATATTTTTGCCTT gCTAAACGCTATCCGCTGTCATTTGCCAACCCACACTTAAATAATCAGCTGCTTGAGACCCATCATCATTTCCGATTATGTGAAGAAAATGCTTGGGTTGAAAGCTCTGAAGTCGCAGGTGCATCATGTAAACCAATTAGTGAGTTTCTTGAAACTGGGGAAATTGTAACAGCAAGCACATCACCAGGACACAAATCAACCAATGCTTCTGCACTGCCCCACAACAGAACAAATGGTTTTGAACATGTGTTTGAAGGTGGGCTAGATGACATAAAATCATTTCAGCACAGTGATAAG gttcattcattACATGGGAAACCTGCAATCTCTTTGCTGCATCAACTTGGCCTGAGATATTTTACTCCACGTGAG GTAGCCAATTTGCATTCTTTCCCACAGGAGTTTGAATTTCCGCAGCACATCAGCCTTAGACAGCG GTATGCACTGCTGGGGAATAGTTTAAGCATAGCAGTAGTGGCTCCATTGCTGAGATATTTGTTTACAGAACCATTACAATGA
- the LOC116250677 gene encoding tRNA (cytosine(38)-C(5))-methyltransferase 2 isoform X3 — translation MEASSSFRGPSEPWRVLEFYSGIGGMRYSMMKAGLSASVVEAFEINDSANDVYEHNFGHRPYQGNIGSLTVADLDKYGAHAWLLSPPCQPYTRQGLQRDADDARALSFLKILDLLPQMKEAPLMIFVENVVGFEKSETQKRLIRSLENAGFVTQEYILSPLQFGVPYSRPRYFCLAKRYPLSFANPHLNNQLLETHHHFRLCEENAWVESSEVAGASCKPISEFLETGEIVTASTSPGHKSTNASALPHNRTNGFEHVFEGGLDDIKSFQHSDKVGYEPKDHEESVSVVHSLHGKPAISLLHQLGLRYFTPREVANLHSFPQEFEFPQHISLRQRYALLGNSLSIAVVAPLLRYLFTEPLQ, via the exons ATGGAGGCATCCTCCTCCTTCAGAGGACCGTCCGAGCCATGGAGGGTTCTCGAGTTCTATAGTGGCATCGGCGGAATG AGGTATTCCATGATGAAGGCTGGACTCTCAGCTTCGGTGGTGGAAGCATTTGAAATAAACGACAGTGCGAACGACGTCTACGAGCACAATTTCGGCCATCGCCCTTATCAG GGGAACATAGGAAGCCTAACTGTTGCAGATTTAGACAAGTATGGGGCTCATGCATGGCTTTTGTCTCCTCCATGTCAGCCTTATACACGACAAG GTCTTCAAAGAGATGCAGATGATGCTCGTGCACTCTCATTTCTTAAGATTCTGGATCTGCTTCCACAGATGAAAGAGGCACCTTTAATGATTTTTGTGGAGAATGTTGTGGGTTTTGAG AAATCTGAGACACAAAAGCGTTTGATCAGAAGTTTGGAAAATGCTGGTTTTGTTACACAAGAATATATTTTGAGCCCATTACAATTTGGTGTGCCTTACTCACGTCCTCGATATTTTTGCCTT gCTAAACGCTATCCGCTGTCATTTGCCAACCCACACTTAAATAATCAGCTGCTTGAGACCCATCATCATTTCCGATTATGTGAAGAAAATGCTTGGGTTGAAAGCTCTGAAGTCGCAGGTGCATCATGTAAACCAATTAGTGAGTTTCTTGAAACTGGGGAAATTGTAACAGCAAGCACATCACCAGGACACAAATCAACCAATGCTTCTGCACTGCCCCACAACAGAACAAATGGTTTTGAACATGTGTTTGAAGGTGGGCTAGATGACATAAAATCATTTCAGCACAGTGATAAGGTGGGCTATGAACCCAAGGATCACGAAGAAAGTGTCTCTGTG gttcattcattACATGGGAAACCTGCAATCTCTTTGCTGCATCAACTTGGCCTGAGATATTTTACTCCACGTGAG GTAGCCAATTTGCATTCTTTCCCACAGGAGTTTGAATTTCCGCAGCACATCAGCCTTAGACAGCG GTATGCACTGCTGGGGAATAGTTTAAGCATAGCAGTAGTGGCTCCATTGCTGAGATATTTGTTTACAGAACCATTACAATGA
- the LOC116250677 gene encoding tRNA (cytosine(38)-C(5))-methyltransferase 2 isoform X7, translating to MEASSSFRGPSEPWRVLEFYSGIGGMRYSMMKAGLSASVVEAFEINDSANDVYEHNFGHRPYQGNIGSLTVADLDKYGAHAWLLSPPCQPYTRQGLQRDADDARALSFLKILDLLPQMKEAPLMIFVENVVGFEKSETQKRLIRSLENAGFVTQEYILSPLQFGVPYSRPRYFCLAKRYPLSFANPHLNNQLLETHHHFRLCEENAWVESSEVAGASCKPISEFLETGEIVTASTSPGHKSTNASALPHNRTNGFEHVFEGGLDDIKSFQHSDKVGYEPKDHEESVSVVNKLDQFAVPSSLVERFGGSMGSFITWETCNLFAASTWPEIFYST from the exons ATGGAGGCATCCTCCTCCTTCAGAGGACCGTCCGAGCCATGGAGGGTTCTCGAGTTCTATAGTGGCATCGGCGGAATG AGGTATTCCATGATGAAGGCTGGACTCTCAGCTTCGGTGGTGGAAGCATTTGAAATAAACGACAGTGCGAACGACGTCTACGAGCACAATTTCGGCCATCGCCCTTATCAG GGGAACATAGGAAGCCTAACTGTTGCAGATTTAGACAAGTATGGGGCTCATGCATGGCTTTTGTCTCCTCCATGTCAGCCTTATACACGACAAG GTCTTCAAAGAGATGCAGATGATGCTCGTGCACTCTCATTTCTTAAGATTCTGGATCTGCTTCCACAGATGAAAGAGGCACCTTTAATGATTTTTGTGGAGAATGTTGTGGGTTTTGAG AAATCTGAGACACAAAAGCGTTTGATCAGAAGTTTGGAAAATGCTGGTTTTGTTACACAAGAATATATTTTGAGCCCATTACAATTTGGTGTGCCTTACTCACGTCCTCGATATTTTTGCCTT gCTAAACGCTATCCGCTGTCATTTGCCAACCCACACTTAAATAATCAGCTGCTTGAGACCCATCATCATTTCCGATTATGTGAAGAAAATGCTTGGGTTGAAAGCTCTGAAGTCGCAGGTGCATCATGTAAACCAATTAGTGAGTTTCTTGAAACTGGGGAAATTGTAACAGCAAGCACATCACCAGGACACAAATCAACCAATGCTTCTGCACTGCCCCACAACAGAACAAATGGTTTTGAACATGTGTTTGAAGGTGGGCTAGATGACATAAAATCATTTCAGCACAGTGATAAGGTGGGCTATGAACCCAAGGATCACGAAGAAAGTGTCTCTGTGGTAAATAAGTTAGACCAATTTGCTGTTCCTTCAAGCTTGGTTGAGAGATTTGGCGGCTCAATGG gttcattcattACATGGGAAACCTGCAATCTCTTTGCTGCATCAACTTGGCCTGAGATATTTTACTCCACGTGA
- the LOC116250677 gene encoding tRNA (cytosine(38)-C(5))-methyltransferase 2 isoform X6 has product MEASSSFRGPSEPWRVLEFYSGIGGMRYSMMKAGLSASVVEAFEINDSANDVYEHNFGHRPYQGNIGSLTVADLDKYGAHAWLLSPPCQPYTRQGLQRDADDARALSFLKILDLLPQMKEAPLMIFVENVVGFEKSETQKRLIRSLENAGFVTQEYILSPLQFGVPYSRPRYFCLAKRYPLSFANPHLNNQLLETHHHFRLCEENAWVESSEVAGASCKPISEFLETGEIVTASTSPGHKSTNASALPHNRTNGFEHVFEGGLDDIKSFQHSDKVGYEPKDHEESVSVVNKLDQFAVPSSLVERFGGSMGILLFRMVPVWFIHYMGNLQSLCCINLA; this is encoded by the exons ATGGAGGCATCCTCCTCCTTCAGAGGACCGTCCGAGCCATGGAGGGTTCTCGAGTTCTATAGTGGCATCGGCGGAATG AGGTATTCCATGATGAAGGCTGGACTCTCAGCTTCGGTGGTGGAAGCATTTGAAATAAACGACAGTGCGAACGACGTCTACGAGCACAATTTCGGCCATCGCCCTTATCAG GGGAACATAGGAAGCCTAACTGTTGCAGATTTAGACAAGTATGGGGCTCATGCATGGCTTTTGTCTCCTCCATGTCAGCCTTATACACGACAAG GTCTTCAAAGAGATGCAGATGATGCTCGTGCACTCTCATTTCTTAAGATTCTGGATCTGCTTCCACAGATGAAAGAGGCACCTTTAATGATTTTTGTGGAGAATGTTGTGGGTTTTGAG AAATCTGAGACACAAAAGCGTTTGATCAGAAGTTTGGAAAATGCTGGTTTTGTTACACAAGAATATATTTTGAGCCCATTACAATTTGGTGTGCCTTACTCACGTCCTCGATATTTTTGCCTT gCTAAACGCTATCCGCTGTCATTTGCCAACCCACACTTAAATAATCAGCTGCTTGAGACCCATCATCATTTCCGATTATGTGAAGAAAATGCTTGGGTTGAAAGCTCTGAAGTCGCAGGTGCATCATGTAAACCAATTAGTGAGTTTCTTGAAACTGGGGAAATTGTAACAGCAAGCACATCACCAGGACACAAATCAACCAATGCTTCTGCACTGCCCCACAACAGAACAAATGGTTTTGAACATGTGTTTGAAGGTGGGCTAGATGACATAAAATCATTTCAGCACAGTGATAAGGTGGGCTATGAACCCAAGGATCACGAAGAAAGTGTCTCTGTGGTAAATAAGTTAGACCAATTTGCTGTTCCTTCAAGCTTGGTTGAGAGATTTGGCGGCTCAATGGGTATCCTTTTGTTTCGGATGGTTCCAGTATG gttcattcattACATGGGAAACCTGCAATCTCTTTGCTGCATCAACTTGGCCTGA